One window of the Wolbachia endosymbiont of Ctenocephalides felis wCfeJ genome contains the following:
- the ppa gene encoding inorganic diphosphatase yields the protein MDLSKITAKADFLSVIIEIGANAEPIKYEFNKELGLLQVDRFLSTAMAYPCNYGFVPNTCAGDGDPVDVLVLTQFPLASGVLISVRPIGALLTKDEKGEDEKVLAVPTSSVDSYYDNVKNYSDLPESLLDRIVHFFSHYKDLEKGKTVTVGKWVGMEEAKKIIEKAIK from the coding sequence ATGGATTTGAGTAAAATAACTGCAAAAGCAGATTTTTTGAGCGTGATAATTGAGATAGGTGCAAATGCTGAGCCTATAAAGTATGAGTTCAATAAAGAGCTCGGATTATTACAAGTTGACAGGTTTTTGTCTACTGCAATGGCCTATCCTTGCAATTATGGATTTGTACCAAATACCTGTGCAGGTGATGGTGATCCTGTGGATGTTTTGGTGTTAACTCAATTTCCATTAGCATCTGGTGTTTTGATATCGGTACGTCCAATAGGTGCTCTACTTACTAAGGATGAAAAAGGGGAGGATGAAAAAGTATTAGCTGTACCTACTTCTAGCGTTGATAGTTATTATGATAACGTGAAGAACTACTCCGATTTGCCTGAAAGCTTGCTAGATAGAATTGTTCATTTCTTTTCACACTATAAAGATCTGGAGAAAGGGAAAACAGTAACAGTTGGAAAGTGGGTTGGCATGGAAGAAGCTAAGAAAATTATTGAAAAGGCTATTAAGTGA
- a CDS encoding quinone oxidoreductase family protein encodes MVRAVQIKRIGGVEVLEFVDQSIGELKGEEVLVRHTAIGLNRYDLEHRKGIRKIKSLPSVLGVEAVGVVERLGKKAGDGLQIGDRVGYCTAPPGAYCEKRVIHQKYLIKIPNEISDEIAAAVLFKGMTAHYLVNHSYKIKPGAVVLVHGVNGGLGQILCQWASNKKGVVIGSVSSDDKMQVALQNGCTYALNYNDKNFVSQIMEITQNKGVGAVYDPIGYVTSRLSFESLGRFGIYVSYGQISGSAPVSFSLLSSRSLFATGTSIYHYKRDRFTLVLTAMEIFEMIKKKLLAVRINRKYKFNEIIEAHRDMENRKTSGLNIIKIS; translated from the coding sequence ATGGTTAGAGCTGTACAAATTAAAAGAATTGGAGGGGTAGAAGTATTGGAATTTGTGGATCAAAGTATAGGTGAACTAAAAGGCGAGGAGGTTTTAGTACGTCACACAGCTATAGGTTTAAACCGTTATGACTTGGAACATAGAAAAGGCATTCGTAAAATAAAAAGCTTACCGTCAGTGCTCGGAGTGGAAGCAGTAGGAGTTGTTGAAAGGCTTGGTAAAAAAGCAGGTGACGGTTTACAGATTGGAGATAGAGTTGGATACTGCACAGCACCACCTGGAGCATATTGCGAAAAACGTGTCATACACCAAAAATATTTGATAAAAATTCCAAATGAAATATCAGATGAAATTGCAGCCGCAGTGCTATTCAAAGGCATGACAGCCCATTACCTGGTTAACCACTCTTACAAAATAAAACCTGGTGCTGTTGTGCTTGTACACGGAGTAAATGGCGGGCTAGGACAGATACTATGCCAGTGGGCAAGTAATAAAAAAGGAGTAGTAATAGGTTCCGTAAGTTCCGACGATAAAATGCAGGTAGCTCTACAGAATGGCTGCACATATGCGTTAAATTACAATGATAAAAACTTCGTTTCTCAAATTATGGAGATTACACAAAATAAAGGGGTGGGTGCAGTATATGACCCTATAGGCTACGTCACAAGCAGGCTTTCTTTTGAGTCTTTAGGAAGATTTGGCATATATGTTTCTTATGGACAGATATCAGGTAGTGCTCCGGTTAGCTTTTCTTTACTTAGCTCACGTTCGCTATTTGCCACAGGAACTTCAATATATCACTATAAGCGCGATAGATTCACACTAGTACTTACTGCAATGGAAATTTTTGAGATGATAAAGAAAAAACTCTTAGCTGTAAGGATTAACAGAAAGTACAAATTCAACGAGATAATAGAGGCTCATCGTGATATGGAAAATAGAAAAACAAGTGGATTAAATATTATCAAAATCTCTTAA
- a CDS encoding Fic family protein, with translation MDIKESPSGKVINTLAGYQAFIPDPLPPKFEWDNDLVKSLSRADHILGMLSREGAKLPNPHPLMRPFIAREAVLSSRIKGTRATLGEVLAQEAGANVDCNPDDLQKVRNYIAALNYGLMRLQSIPVSLRLIKEIYGRLMQYARPGEFRHMQNWIGAPGCTIDTAKYIPPASGELMDCLYSFEKFLRDKTLPPLIYIALCHYQFEAIHPFSNGNGRIGRLLITLLLIERKLLPSPLLCISAFFEATQSEYYIQLYNINSKGTWHDWFSYFLNGVALQSLDVLSRAEQINNLITDWQSSKTEGVASDIIRYLAVNPYFTIKRIVENLGVAFTTAQRAVMKLEDLGIVSQTSKGKRERVYCATDILKILEEPLPTPKTCLGDYDI, from the coding sequence ATGGATATTAAAGAATCACCATCAGGTAAGGTCATTAATACACTTGCTGGTTATCAGGCATTTATACCCGATCCCTTGCCACCAAAATTTGAATGGGACAATGATTTAGTCAAAAGCCTTTCCAGAGCAGATCATATTTTGGGTATGTTATCCAGAGAAGGGGCTAAATTACCTAACCCTCATCCTCTCATGCGACCCTTTATAGCACGTGAAGCAGTCCTTTCAAGTAGAATCAAGGGGACCCGAGCAACTCTTGGTGAAGTTTTGGCTCAAGAAGCAGGTGCTAATGTAGATTGCAACCCCGATGATTTACAAAAAGTACGCAATTATATAGCAGCACTCAATTATGGGTTAATGCGTTTACAATCTATTCCAGTGTCGCTCCGACTCATTAAAGAAATTTACGGGAGACTTATGCAGTATGCAAGACCAGGAGAATTTCGTCACATGCAGAACTGGATTGGAGCCCCAGGGTGTACAATAGATACAGCAAAATATATTCCGCCAGCATCAGGTGAGTTGATGGATTGTCTGTATTCTTTTGAAAAGTTTTTACGTGATAAGACATTACCTCCACTCATATATATAGCTTTATGCCATTATCAATTTGAGGCAATTCACCCGTTTTCGAACGGCAATGGGCGTATTGGACGTCTACTCATAACATTACTTCTTATCGAAAGAAAGTTATTACCATCTCCTTTGTTATGTATAAGCGCATTCTTCGAAGCTACGCAAAGTGAATACTATATACAACTTTACAATATAAACAGCAAAGGTACGTGGCATGATTGGTTCTCTTATTTCTTAAATGGTGTAGCGTTGCAATCGTTGGACGTATTATCGAGGGCAGAACAAATTAACAACTTAATTACAGATTGGCAAAGTTCTAAAACCGAAGGAGTTGCGAGTGATATTATAAGATATTTAGCTGTAAACCCTTACTTTACTATAAAGAGAATAGTTGAAAACTTAGGTGTTGCATTTACAACAGCCCAAAGGGCGGTCATGAAACTTGAAGATTTAGGCATTGTTTCACAAACTTCTAAGGGAAAGAGAGAGCGAGTTTACTGTGCAACTGATATTTTGAAGATTTTAGAAGAACCACTACCCACGCCTAAAACGTGTCTCGGTGATTATGACATCTAA
- a CDS encoding demethoxyubiquinone hydroxylase family protein — MEKENCNIKELKGNFLEQAIRVNHAGEYGAICIYSGQKFILKKSFIINEIIEMEEQEKKHFHYFNEKIKEQKVRPTVLLPVWHVLGVSLGVATAMMGKKAAMACTAAVEEVIGEHYKKQVSHLEDGELKETISKFRDEELEHRDIAIEHNAEGAFGYNILSSFIKTGCKAAIYLSKLI, encoded by the coding sequence TTGGAAAAAGAAAATTGCAATATTAAAGAATTGAAAGGAAACTTTTTAGAACAAGCAATCAGAGTAAACCATGCTGGGGAATATGGAGCTATTTGCATTTATTCTGGTCAAAAATTTATTCTTAAAAAATCTTTTATAATCAATGAAATAATTGAAATGGAAGAACAGGAAAAGAAACATTTTCATTATTTTAATGAGAAAATTAAAGAGCAAAAAGTTCGTCCTACTGTTTTGTTGCCAGTGTGGCATGTGTTAGGAGTGTCGCTTGGCGTTGCTACCGCAATGATGGGTAAAAAGGCTGCTATGGCTTGTACTGCTGCAGTTGAGGAAGTGATCGGAGAGCACTACAAAAAACAAGTCTCACATTTGGAAGATGGAGAGTTAAAAGAAACTATAAGTAAGTTTCGTGATGAGGAGCTAGAACACAGGGATATTGCAATTGAGCACAACGCTGAAGGTGCATTTGGTTATAACATCTTATCTTCGTTTATAAAAACAGGTTGCAAAGCTGCTATTTATTTATCTAAATTAATTTAG
- the trxA gene encoding thioredoxin produces MSGDITSINDQNFKSEVADYKGFVLVDFWAEWCGPCKSLMPRIEQLAQDKKGKIKICKFNIDEGTEVPSKYGIQSIPTLIVFQDGKEIARKIGAINDLSSWVDSEIS; encoded by the coding sequence ATGAGTGGCGATATTACATCAATAAACGATCAAAATTTTAAGTCTGAGGTCGCTGATTACAAGGGGTTTGTATTAGTGGATTTTTGGGCAGAGTGGTGTGGACCATGTAAAAGTCTAATGCCGCGTATTGAACAATTAGCTCAGGATAAAAAAGGCAAGATCAAAATCTGCAAGTTCAACATAGATGAAGGAACTGAAGTTCCAAGTAAATATGGAATTCAATCTATACCTACTTTAATCGTATTTCAAGATGGTAAAGAAATTGCACGTAAAATTGGTGCAATAAATGACTTATCAAGTTGGGTTGATAGCGAAATAAGCTAA
- a CDS encoding pentapeptide repeat-containing protein, producing MIRFLILILVSYLCYGNEVNDRKDLINDFLNTLHKIEYASYSKEDFAKFLVKCHKEDIPEDFGKGFGPDLNGADFSRLYLNGSIFDGVSLIGADFSHTDLSGVSFINADLRGANFSNANLQDIRIEGTNLSFAKFVSANLTDITFNQSDVSYAEFVSSDLKKVEMYNTTGLHTNFSNVKVNFSSLLDSNVNSVNFSDSEINNTVVQRSNLNNANFFGVDSYRLKIQFSSLENADMYGVEIKESDFTGSNLSNVCLNSSAIIDSNFNRANLSNVQISYLDSTNSSFVQSILNGSKIKHSYVSEVSLHDADLSNIDFGSSELYQVDVSDSDVRHGKFDSTKVTNSNMNGSFFDYSLFTSTKIEDTDLSLASMYKVKVQDSQIYNSKLSHHSIDSSEIERSTFFNVVANNSSWSNLKVINSHFVESNFESSLLRGNAFKKTCFFLNNFNNSAIGGTSFDSSSIYKGSVVDAHLTDCKFNHSILIGNKGQEKLTGLENAIISIKDLQEEILRNKRFDVNYAYFEFQDMNLENADLSGSMLSRTKFINVNLNKANLEKTDLRYAVFDNSSLVGTNFLNSNREHSDFSKSDLKNAVLENSKSNK from the coding sequence ATGATTAGATTTTTGATATTAATTTTAGTTAGCTATTTGTGTTATGGGAATGAAGTAAATGATAGAAAAGATCTGATTAATGATTTTTTGAACACTTTGCATAAGATAGAATATGCGTCTTATAGCAAAGAAGACTTTGCTAAATTCTTAGTGAAGTGCCATAAAGAAGATATACCAGAGGATTTTGGGAAAGGTTTTGGTCCTGATTTAAATGGAGCTGATTTTAGTCGGCTATACCTAAATGGATCTATTTTTGATGGAGTCAGTCTAATTGGGGCTGATTTTTCTCATACTGACTTATCAGGAGTGTCCTTTATTAATGCTGATTTGCGTGGAGCTAATTTTTCTAATGCCAACTTACAAGATATAAGAATAGAAGGTACAAATTTAAGCTTTGCAAAATTTGTTTCTGCGAATTTGACAGATATTACATTTAATCAGTCTGATGTCAGTTACGCCGAGTTTGTCAGTTCTGATCTCAAAAAAGTGGAAATGTACAACACAACTGGTTTACATACTAATTTTTCAAACGTGAAAGTGAATTTTTCTAGTTTGTTAGATTCGAATGTTAATAGTGTAAACTTTAGTGATAGTGAAATAAACAATACTGTTGTGCAGAGGAGCAATCTCAATAACGCAAATTTTTTTGGAGTGGATTCCTATAGATTAAAAATACAATTTTCCTCATTAGAGAACGCTGATATGTATGGTGTAGAAATAAAGGAGTCAGATTTTACAGGCAGCAATCTCTCTAATGTTTGTCTCAATTCTTCTGCTATAATCGACAGTAATTTCAATAGGGCTAATTTAAGCAACGTACAAATTTCCTATCTGGACAGTACTAATTCAAGTTTTGTTCAATCTATATTGAATGGCTCTAAGATAAAACATTCATATGTTTCTGAAGTAAGTCTTCATGATGCTGATTTATCTAATATTGATTTTGGTTCTAGCGAATTGTATCAAGTTGATGTTTCTGATTCTGACGTTCGTCATGGAAAATTTGATAGTACTAAAGTTACAAATTCTAACATGAATGGTTCATTTTTTGACTATTCGTTATTTACCTCTACAAAGATAGAAGATACAGACCTTTCCTTAGCTTCAATGTATAAGGTAAAAGTACAAGATTCTCAAATTTATAATAGTAAACTCTCTCATCATAGCATCGATTCTAGTGAAATAGAAAGATCAACATTTTTTAATGTGGTAGCAAATAACTCAAGCTGGTCTAATCTAAAAGTCATTAATTCACATTTTGTTGAAAGCAATTTTGAATCTTCTTTGCTTCGCGGTAATGCATTTAAGAAAACGTGCTTTTTTCTTAATAATTTCAATAATTCAGCAATTGGTGGTACATCTTTTGATTCTTCAAGCATATACAAAGGTTCGGTTGTTGACGCTCACTTAACAGATTGTAAGTTTAACCATTCAATTTTAATTGGCAATAAAGGACAGGAAAAGCTTACAGGCTTAGAAAATGCTATAATCTCAATTAAAGATTTGCAAGAGGAAATATTGCGGAATAAAAGATTTGACGTAAATTATGCTTACTTTGAATTTCAGGACATGAATCTAGAAAATGCTGATCTTTCTGGTTCAATGTTGAGTAGAACAAAGTTTATAAATGTTAATTTGAATAAAGCAAACCTTGAAAAAACTGATCTGCGTTATGCTGTTTTTGATAACTCTTCTCTTGTTGGTACCAATTTTTTAAACTCTAATAGAGAGCATTCTGACTTTTCAAAATCTGATTTAAAGAACGCCGTATTGGAAAATTCAAAGTCTAATAAATGA
- a CDS encoding oxidoreductase codes for MKNIMLIGGGVGNAVLFSIGKACLENNNRVLYFAGYRKLNDVFKQVLIKRASSAVVWACEEGLIKTNRDQDKSFRGNIVDAIISYQKGILGDITISLDAIDKIITIGSDKMMKAVNEARKTILRPYLKSSHMAISSVNSPMQCMMKEICAQCVQRHINTKTGEESYVYSCSNQDQDMELVDFDFLSERLKQNSLQEKLTAKWIDHVQRY; via the coding sequence ATGAAGAATATAATGCTAATTGGTGGTGGAGTTGGAAATGCAGTATTGTTTTCAATAGGAAAAGCCTGTCTTGAAAATAATAATAGAGTTTTATACTTTGCTGGCTATAGGAAATTAAATGATGTATTTAAACAAGTACTGATAAAACGTGCATCAAGTGCGGTAGTTTGGGCATGCGAAGAAGGATTAATAAAAACAAACAGGGATCAAGACAAATCCTTTCGTGGGAATATAGTCGACGCAATAATCTCTTATCAAAAGGGAATATTAGGCGATATCACGATTAGTTTAGATGCTATAGACAAAATTATCACTATCGGTTCTGATAAAATGATGAAGGCCGTAAATGAAGCGAGAAAAACGATCTTAAGGCCATATTTGAAATCTAGTCACATGGCAATATCATCGGTCAATTCGCCTATGCAGTGTATGATGAAAGAAATCTGCGCTCAGTGTGTGCAGCGGCATATCAATACGAAAACGGGAGAAGAGAGTTATGTATATAGTTGCAGCAATCAAGACCAGGATATGGAGCTTGTTGACTTTGATTTTTTAAGTGAGCGCCTGAAGCAAAACAGTTTACAAGAAAAACTCACTGCAAAGTGGATAGACCATGTTCAAAGATATTAA
- a CDS encoding DUF2163 domain-containing protein: protein MQTTLKNHLAGELLTITTCWKLTLADGKVMGFTDYDEDLSIDNILYKSSSGFTASSIILNSDLKTDNLEIEGVLNSDDIREEDVLSGKYDFANIEIFLVNYKDLSQGMMNLHLGTFGKITLNSGRFIVEIRGLATKLERSIAELYSPVCRAQFCDGRCKVDAKKFSKIGTITKVIDERRFEGTNLTESDGYYKHGLVKFFDSTTHAAFEGIVKEHKNKVVTLFTSPPYQVSVGDKYSILAGCDKTFSTCKSKFHNTVNFRGEPYIPGFELAQQHNF from the coding sequence ATGCAAACTACATTAAAAAACCATTTAGCTGGAGAGTTACTTACCATTACTACATGCTGGAAATTAACGCTTGCAGATGGAAAAGTAATGGGATTCACTGATTACGATGAAGATTTGAGTATTGATAATATACTCTATAAGTCTTCAAGTGGATTCACAGCAAGTAGCATAATATTAAACAGCGACTTAAAGACTGATAATCTAGAAATTGAGGGAGTATTAAATAGCGATGACATCAGAGAAGAAGATGTCTTGTCAGGAAAGTACGACTTTGCAAATATCGAGATATTTCTTGTGAATTATAAGGATTTGAGCCAGGGAATGATGAATCTGCACCTGGGAACTTTCGGTAAAATAACATTAAATAGTGGAAGGTTTATCGTTGAAATCAGAGGACTAGCAACAAAGCTTGAGAGAAGCATAGCAGAATTATATTCCCCTGTATGCAGAGCACAATTTTGCGATGGTAGGTGTAAAGTCGATGCTAAAAAATTCAGTAAAATAGGCACGATTACTAAAGTGATAGATGAAAGAAGATTTGAAGGTACTAATTTAACTGAGAGCGATGGATATTATAAGCACGGATTAGTAAAATTCTTTGATTCAACAACACATGCAGCATTTGAAGGTATAGTGAAAGAACACAAAAATAAAGTAGTTACATTGTTTACTTCGCCTCCATATCAAGTTTCTGTTGGGGATAAATATTCGATACTCGCAGGTTGCGATAAAACATTTTCAACTTGTAAAAGCAAATTCCACAATACTGTAAATTTTCGCGGTGAACCCTATATACCTGGTTTTGAACTTGCTCAGCAGCACAATTTTTAA
- a CDS encoding ribonuclease D — protein MRIFVHKDDLPASSIPDNVRSIAVDTEAMGLLHGRDRLCLVQLSFNDGNAHLVQFKNNYTAPNLRKILEDEKITKIFHFARFDVSIIRYYLETWALPCYCTKIASRLVRTYTDNHSLKELCFELLDIKLNKQQQSSDWGNENLTDKQKSYAASDVLHLHQIKEKLDLMLERENRKELAQKCFEFLPTRIELDLMGWENADIFNHQM, from the coding sequence ATGAGGATATTTGTACATAAAGATGATTTACCGGCTAGTTCAATACCAGATAACGTAAGGTCTATAGCTGTTGATACAGAGGCGATGGGGTTACTTCATGGCAGGGATAGATTATGCCTTGTGCAGCTCTCTTTCAACGACGGCAATGCTCACTTAGTGCAATTCAAAAACAACTATACAGCTCCAAATTTAAGGAAAATATTGGAGGACGAAAAGATAACTAAAATATTTCACTTTGCACGGTTTGATGTAAGCATAATACGTTATTATTTGGAAACTTGGGCGCTTCCGTGCTATTGCACAAAAATAGCCTCACGTTTGGTTCGTACCTATACGGATAATCATAGTTTGAAAGAGTTATGCTTCGAACTACTTGATATCAAATTAAATAAGCAGCAGCAATCTTCTGATTGGGGAAATGAAAACTTAACAGACAAACAAAAAAGTTACGCCGCATCTGACGTTTTACATCTCCATCAAATAAAGGAAAAGTTAGATTTAATGCTGGAACGGGAAAACAGAAAAGAATTAGCACAGAAGTGCTTCGAGTTTCTCCCTACCCGTATTGAATTGGATTTAATGGGATGGGAAAATGCAGATATTTTCAATCATCAGATGTAA
- a CDS encoding ATP-dependent helicase: MDDYLSLLNPEQQSAVTNIDGPVLILAGAGTGKTKTITSRIAHIIRNNYANSNEILAVTFTNKAANEMVSRVLELTGTNIPWLGTFHAIAAKILRRHAEIVGLNSNFTIIGVDDQLQVIKNIISEIGPDNLSEKHKTIMSIIQQWKEKCLLPSEVESAQLFRSVYVTALKVYHQYQERLKFLNSVDFGDLLLYNIQLFNQSAEILYYYQNKFKYIMVDEYQDTNAIQYLWLKHLAKEHSNICCVGDDDQSIYSWRGAEVENILKFSDDFKNAKTVKLECNYRSTSHILATASYVINHNKTRLEKKLWTTNAQGEKVNLIKLWDGKAEARFISEQILKLNKYRFSDIAVLVRATFQTRVLEEYFIKYSIPYKIISGVKFYERQEVRDIIAYLRLVINNNDDLAFERIVNRPKRSIGLTTLKKIYAIAQDNKTSFFEAAKILVGSNQITERIKLSLSDFLNKIKAWGEMVSVKPLHEFVKTIANKSGYIEMLEDEGVMGLARIENVKELISSLKNFDNATAFLEHISLVMEVDNMNNDDTVYVMTLHAAKGLEFPCVFLPGWEEGLFPHQKSFEDESGKALEEERRLAYVGITRAKERLIISCADRREMNNQWQSMYISRFVKELPRENVEVIRSSITYC; encoded by the coding sequence ATGGACGATTATCTCTCACTGCTAAATCCAGAACAACAATCGGCTGTGACTAACATAGATGGACCAGTTTTAATATTGGCAGGAGCTGGAACAGGAAAAACAAAAACGATCACCTCAAGAATAGCGCACATAATTAGAAACAACTATGCTAATTCTAATGAGATATTGGCGGTTACATTCACAAACAAAGCTGCAAACGAAATGGTATCGAGGGTGCTTGAACTCACGGGTACAAATATACCATGGCTTGGCACTTTCCATGCAATTGCAGCAAAAATTTTACGCCGTCATGCTGAAATCGTAGGCTTAAACTCCAACTTTACAATCATCGGTGTGGATGATCAATTGCAGGTAATAAAAAATATCATCAGTGAAATAGGCCCAGATAACTTATCAGAAAAACATAAGACCATTATGAGTATTATTCAACAATGGAAAGAGAAGTGTCTGTTGCCATCTGAAGTGGAAAGTGCTCAATTATTTAGGTCTGTGTATGTGACTGCGCTCAAAGTCTATCACCAGTATCAGGAAAGGTTAAAGTTCCTTAATTCCGTCGACTTTGGTGATTTATTATTATACAATATCCAGCTCTTTAATCAAAGTGCTGAAATCCTATACTACTACCAAAATAAATTCAAGTATATCATGGTAGACGAATACCAAGATACAAACGCAATACAATATCTTTGGCTGAAACACCTTGCAAAAGAGCATTCAAATATTTGCTGTGTAGGAGATGATGATCAGTCAATATATAGCTGGCGTGGGGCAGAAGTTGAAAATATTTTGAAATTTTCTGACGATTTCAAAAATGCAAAAACTGTTAAATTGGAATGTAACTATAGGTCAACATCCCATATACTTGCAACCGCTTCATATGTTATCAATCACAACAAAACTCGCTTGGAAAAAAAATTGTGGACGACAAACGCTCAAGGGGAAAAAGTAAATCTAATAAAATTGTGGGACGGGAAAGCCGAAGCAAGGTTCATAAGTGAACAGATACTAAAGCTCAATAAATATAGATTTAGTGACATTGCGGTGCTGGTAAGAGCCACTTTTCAAACTAGAGTTTTGGAAGAGTACTTTATCAAATATTCAATTCCCTACAAGATTATAAGCGGCGTAAAATTCTATGAACGTCAGGAAGTTAGGGATATAATTGCATATTTAAGGCTTGTTATAAACAATAATGATGACTTAGCTTTTGAAAGGATTGTAAATCGACCAAAACGAAGCATAGGTCTTACTACCCTGAAAAAGATATATGCAATTGCTCAAGACAACAAAACTTCTTTCTTCGAAGCAGCAAAAATATTAGTTGGCAGTAATCAAATCACTGAAAGGATTAAGCTATCGCTAAGTGATTTTTTAAATAAAATTAAAGCTTGGGGAGAAATGGTAAGTGTAAAGCCATTACATGAGTTTGTTAAAACTATAGCAAATAAATCAGGATATATTGAAATGCTTGAGGATGAAGGAGTGATGGGCTTAGCACGAATAGAAAATGTTAAAGAGCTCATCTCATCTTTAAAAAATTTTGACAACGCTACAGCTTTCTTGGAACACATAAGCCTAGTGATGGAAGTGGATAATATGAATAATGATGACACCGTGTATGTTATGACTCTTCACGCAGCTAAAGGACTTGAATTTCCATGCGTGTTTCTACCTGGTTGGGAGGAAGGATTATTCCCACATCAAAAATCTTTTGAAGATGAAAGTGGTAAAGCTTTAGAAGAAGAAAGGAGGCTCGCATATGTTGGGATAACCAGAGCAAAAGAAAGGTTGATTATTTCATGTGCAGACAGAAGAGAAATGAATAACCAGTGGCAATCAATGTATATATCGCGATTTGTCAAAGAACTACCAAGAGAAAATGTTGAGGTCATTAGAAGTAGCATCACCTACTGCTGA
- a CDS encoding 5-formyltetrahydrofolate cyclo-ligase produces the protein MFKDIKQQKKEIREQYRAIRKNIDESYSNCAANSLVNLFNQNLSYIKGKTIAAYIPIDGEINVIPLMHNLLNLGYKVAIPDENKPLRFKEWNKTDEDIIPDTIITPVIAFDDHLNRLGFGGGWYDAVIKELRPLGKIFIGVAYEKQYCKNLPIEEHDQKLDVIITETRFRRG, from the coding sequence ATGTTCAAAGATATTAAACAACAAAAAAAGGAAATAAGAGAGCAATATAGGGCTATAAGAAAAAATATTGATGAGAGTTATTCCAATTGTGCAGCAAATTCTCTTGTTAATCTCTTCAATCAGAACTTAAGTTACATTAAAGGCAAAACAATTGCAGCTTACATTCCAATTGATGGAGAGATAAATGTTATACCTTTGATGCATAATTTGCTCAATTTAGGCTATAAAGTGGCAATTCCTGACGAAAACAAGCCACTAAGGTTTAAGGAATGGAATAAAACAGATGAAGATATAATTCCCGACACAATCATCACTCCAGTTATTGCTTTTGATGATCATTTGAATAGATTGGGTTTTGGTGGTGGTTGGTATGATGCGGTAATAAAAGAACTGCGGCCACTTGGCAAAATATTTATAGGTGTAGCTTATGAAAAACAATATTGCAAAAATCTGCCAATAGAAGAACACGACCAAAAATTAGATGTCATAATCACCGAGACACGTTTTAGGCGTGGGTAG
- the gmk gene encoding guanylate kinase, translating to MTTKSEGILLVLSSPSGAGKTTILERLLEQSTDLVRSVSVTTRKPRLGEVNGKDYFFVTEEKFHELCKAGQMLEYAKVFENFYGIPKDFIEQNLSNGISVLLSIDWQGAFHLFKLMREKIVSIFILPPSMEELRLRLQRRNSDSASEIERRLAEAQKEMNKRDKYDYIIINDNIDKSIEEISSILAKERLKRSKEKL from the coding sequence ATGACTACAAAAAGTGAAGGTATATTATTAGTTCTATCTTCTCCTTCTGGAGCTGGAAAAACTACTATACTAGAGAGGTTACTTGAGCAATCAACTGATCTAGTTAGGTCTGTTTCTGTAACTACACGTAAACCTCGCCTCGGTGAAGTAAATGGAAAAGACTATTTTTTTGTGACTGAGGAAAAATTTCACGAATTATGCAAAGCTGGTCAAATGCTTGAATATGCCAAGGTTTTTGAAAATTTCTATGGTATACCGAAGGATTTTATAGAACAAAATCTGAGCAATGGAATAAGCGTTTTATTGAGTATAGATTGGCAAGGAGCATTTCATTTATTTAAGCTTATGAGGGAGAAAATCGTGAGTATTTTTATACTCCCCCCTTCAATGGAAGAGCTTAGATTGCGTTTGCAAAGGCGTAATAGCGATAGTGCAAGTGAGATAGAACGCAGACTAGCTGAGGCTCAAAAAGAGATGAACAAACGTGATAAATATGATTATATAATAATCAATGATAATATTGACAAAAGTATAGAAGAGATAAGCTCTATATTAGCAAAAGAAAGGCTTAAAAGATCAAAAGAGAAGCTGTAG